From one Lycium barbarum isolate Lr01 chromosome 6, ASM1917538v2, whole genome shotgun sequence genomic stretch:
- the LOC132644086 gene encoding uncharacterized protein LOC132644086 isoform X1, translating into MAYRRKQQVTSPPPTLADESSSSSSLAAKAIRASSAYKDSSLSSAYGQSALSSPRGSSPGDSNPLRSSTAYKDSSLSPAYAQSSPRHSNPLSSSAPVSTPKDSSSYEYTSMKNFGESKQGIWGLLARKAKSIIDDNNTDQPKVSEVRTRIQHMPDSATIGQQYDRNQLPESRRKAEGRKLQKGLDALASSLNYIGGTIGNAFEEGLAVVENRTADIIQETRKLQIRKKDSSSVPQNNASISGTRQQPPMRAHMQPQTQTDLETQLKASRDVAMAMAAKAKLLLRELKTVKADLAFAKERCAQLEEENRILRESREKGGNPEDDDLIRLQLETLLAEKARLGQENSVLTRENRFLREIVEYHQLTMQDVVYLDENSEEVTEVYPMKVVSPQLTKDISSHPVSSSEPKEVSCDVTSRSSFIQIPAEDDSGRH; encoded by the exons ATGGCTTACAGGAGGAAACAGCAGGTTACGAGTCCTCCTCCAACACTTGCCGATGAGAGTTCTTCTTCATCATCTCTGGCTGCTAAGGCCATAAGAGCATCATCTGCCTACAAAGACTCTTCTCTTTCCTCCGCTTATGGCCAGTCAGCTCTTTCATCTCCTCGCGGTTCATCTCCTGGCGACTCAAATCCGTTACGCTCTTCAACAGCATACAAAGACTCTTCTCTGTCACCCGCGTATGCTCAATCATCTCCTCGCCACTCAAATCCCTTATCATCTTCTGCTCCAGTTTCAACACCTAAG GATTCGTCCAGCTATGAGTATACATCAATGAAAAACTTTGGTGAATCAAAACAAGGGATTTGGGGACTATTGGCGAGGAAAGCTAAATCTATTATTGATGATAATAACACAGACCAACCAAAAGTAAGTGAAGTAAGAACGAGGATTCAACATATGCCTGATAGTGCGACCATTGGTCAG CAATATGACAGAAACCAGTTGCCTGAAAGCCGTAGAAAAGCTGAGGGCCGTAAATTACAGAAGGGATTAGATGCTCTTGCATCTTCCCTTAATTATATTGGTGGGACCATCGGGAATGCTTTTGAG GAGGGTCTTGCAGTTGTGGAGAATCGTACCGCAGATATCATTCAGGAAACTAGAAAGCTGCAAATAAGGAAAAAAGATAGCAGCTCTGTTCCGCAGAATAATGCTTCAATTAGCGGTACACGTCAGCAACCTCCGATGCGAGCCCACATGCAACCCCAGACACAGACAGATTTGGAAACTCAACTCAAGGCATCTCGCGAC GTTGCAATGGCAATGGCTGCAAAAGCAAAGCTTCTTCTTCGGGAGCTGAAGACTGTGAAAGCTGACCTGGCTTTTGCTAAGGAACGTTGTGCACAGCTGGAAGAAGAAAATAGAATTCTTCGTGAGAGTCGTGAAAAGGGCGGCAATCCTGAAGATGATGATTTG ATAAGGCTCCAGCTCGAGACACTTTTGGCAGAGAAGGCCAGGTTGGGTCAAGAGAACTCAGTTCTAACACGGGAGAACCGTTTCTTGAGGGAGATTGTGGAATACCACCAGCTCACTATGCAGGACGTTGTCTACCTCGATGAAAATAGTGAAGAGGTGACTGAAGTGTACCCCATGAAG GTTGTAAGTCCACAACTGACCAAGGATATCTCATCTCATCCTGTGTCATCCTCGGAGCCGAAGGAGGTTTCGTGTGATGTCACCTCTCGGAGCTCTTTTATCCAAATTCCTGCTGAAGATGATTCAGGAAGACACTGA
- the LOC132644086 gene encoding uncharacterized protein LOC132644086 isoform X2 — MAYRRKQQVTSPPPTLADESSSSSSLAAKAIRASSAYKDSSLSSAYGQSALSSPRGSSPGDSNPLRSSTAYKDSSLSPAYAQSSPRHSNPLSSSAPVSTPKDSSSYEYTSMKNFGESKQGIWGLLARKAKSIIDDNNTDQPKVSEVRTRIQHMPDSATIGQQYDRNQLPESRRKAEGRKLQKGLDALASSLNYIGGTIGNAFEEGLAVVENRTADIIQETRKLQIRKKDSSSVPQNNASISGTRQQPPMRAHMQPQTQTDLETQLKASRDVAMAMAAKAKLLLRELKTVKADLAFAKERCAQLEEENRILRESREKGGNPEDDDLIRLQLETLLAEKARLGQENSVLTRENRFLREIVEYHQLTMQDVVYLDENSEEVVSPQLTKDISSHPVSSSEPKEVSCDVTSRSSFIQIPAEDDSGRH, encoded by the exons ATGGCTTACAGGAGGAAACAGCAGGTTACGAGTCCTCCTCCAACACTTGCCGATGAGAGTTCTTCTTCATCATCTCTGGCTGCTAAGGCCATAAGAGCATCATCTGCCTACAAAGACTCTTCTCTTTCCTCCGCTTATGGCCAGTCAGCTCTTTCATCTCCTCGCGGTTCATCTCCTGGCGACTCAAATCCGTTACGCTCTTCAACAGCATACAAAGACTCTTCTCTGTCACCCGCGTATGCTCAATCATCTCCTCGCCACTCAAATCCCTTATCATCTTCTGCTCCAGTTTCAACACCTAAG GATTCGTCCAGCTATGAGTATACATCAATGAAAAACTTTGGTGAATCAAAACAAGGGATTTGGGGACTATTGGCGAGGAAAGCTAAATCTATTATTGATGATAATAACACAGACCAACCAAAAGTAAGTGAAGTAAGAACGAGGATTCAACATATGCCTGATAGTGCGACCATTGGTCAG CAATATGACAGAAACCAGTTGCCTGAAAGCCGTAGAAAAGCTGAGGGCCGTAAATTACAGAAGGGATTAGATGCTCTTGCATCTTCCCTTAATTATATTGGTGGGACCATCGGGAATGCTTTTGAG GAGGGTCTTGCAGTTGTGGAGAATCGTACCGCAGATATCATTCAGGAAACTAGAAAGCTGCAAATAAGGAAAAAAGATAGCAGCTCTGTTCCGCAGAATAATGCTTCAATTAGCGGTACACGTCAGCAACCTCCGATGCGAGCCCACATGCAACCCCAGACACAGACAGATTTGGAAACTCAACTCAAGGCATCTCGCGAC GTTGCAATGGCAATGGCTGCAAAAGCAAAGCTTCTTCTTCGGGAGCTGAAGACTGTGAAAGCTGACCTGGCTTTTGCTAAGGAACGTTGTGCACAGCTGGAAGAAGAAAATAGAATTCTTCGTGAGAGTCGTGAAAAGGGCGGCAATCCTGAAGATGATGATTTG ATAAGGCTCCAGCTCGAGACACTTTTGGCAGAGAAGGCCAGGTTGGGTCAAGAGAACTCAGTTCTAACACGGGAGAACCGTTTCTTGAGGGAGATTGTGGAATACCACCAGCTCACTATGCAGGACGTTGTCTACCTCGATGAAAATAGTGAAGAG GTTGTAAGTCCACAACTGACCAAGGATATCTCATCTCATCCTGTGTCATCCTCGGAGCCGAAGGAGGTTTCGTGTGATGTCACCTCTCGGAGCTCTTTTATCCAAATTCCTGCTGAAGATGATTCAGGAAGACACTGA